One window of the Tolypothrix sp. NIES-4075 genome contains the following:
- a CDS encoding RHS repeat domain-containing protein, whose translation MPERTFYVYDAGGQRVRKVTERQNGTSKNERIYLGGFEIYREFKSNGNDIKLERETLHCMDDKQRIALVETKTITNPDDESPAQLIRFQFGNHLGSACLELDDKANVISYEEYTPYGSTSYQAVDKSIKAAVKRYRYTGKERDEETGLYYHGARYYAPWLGR comes from the coding sequence GTGCCGGAGAGAACCTTTTATGTCTATGATGCTGGTGGTCAGCGGGTTCGTAAAGTTACGGAGCGGCAAAACGGGACGAGCAAGAATGAACGAATTTATCTAGGTGGGTTTGAGATTTACCGCGAATTTAAGAGCAATGGGAATGACATCAAGTTAGAGCGCGAGACGTTGCATTGTATGGATGATAAGCAGCGGATTGCGTTGGTGGAGACTAAGACTATCACTAACCCCGATGATGAATCTCCTGCACAACTTATTCGGTTTCAGTTTGGCAACCATCTTGGTTCGGCTTGTCTGGAATTGGATGATAAGGCTAATGTTATTTCCTATGAGGAATATACTCCCTACGGAAGTACTTCTTATCAGGCGGTGGATAAGAGTATCAAAGCGGCTGTAAAACGGTACCGCTACACAGGTAAAGAACGGGATGAGGAGACGGGGCTTTATTATCATGGTGCACGGTATTATGCGCCGTGGTTGGGGAGGC
- a CDS encoding toxin TcdB middle/N-terminal domain-containing protein, producing the protein SLPQEKNRLTQQVVSANRYLKSIHYGNQTPNESDWLFQVVFDYGEHDLENPTPEAVQSWRCRPDAFSSFRSGFEIRTYRLCQRVLMFHRFPEELGTDFYLVRSTDLTHRETPIATYLDAATQTGYVKQQASDRYLKKSLPPLEFTYTTPQIDGTVYTVDGHSLENLPVGLDGTRYQWVDLDSEGLSGILTEQGNAWFYKRNLGNIRLNYGERSNSPKPAAITTVQFAPLEVVATKPSTANLLFGQQLMDLAGDGQKYLVEFNKPLSGYYRRTQNGDWENFTPFESCPNINWNDPNLRFIDLNGDGHADILISEDEVFVWYPSWDKLGFGPSQRVPKGWDEEKGPELVFADAAQSIYLADMKGDGLTDLVRIRNGEVCYWPNLGYGRFGARVTMGNSPCFDHPELFDQKRIRLGDIDGSGTTDIFYLGQETIHIWLNQSGNSWSEPTSLTNFPTIDNLASINVVDLLGNGTACIVWSSPLPSYARQSIHYIDLMGGKKPHLMVAMRNNLGAETRVQYAASTRFYLEDRAAGNPWITRLPFPVHVVERTETYDRISGNRFVTRYAYHHGYYDGVEREFRGFGMVEQWDTEEIGTIQLGETSSDSSNLDAASFVPPVHTKTWFHTGVYFDREHISSFFAQKEYYREPQYRVPLSATEAQRKIIEAKFEASLLPDTILPAGLTAQEEREACRSLKGRILRQEIYALDGSDKQPHPYSVSERNYEIRLEQGRITNRHAVFFAHDRETIDYHYERNPDDPRVTHAMTLEVDEFGNGLKSVAILLGRRSANAYPRKKPAYPEQAKTLITYTENQVTNKPNDKPGEPEWYRIGVPIETRTYEITGLSATIHFVIDFIRTQLPTAIEIAYEALATSGTLQKRLIERVRTLYRKDSEANTTDPTPLPLGQIDSLALPCESFKLAFTPGLLAQVYSSKINSGELNTLLSNEGKYVQQDGGLWIPSGRQAFDPAQFYLPIQIKDPFGNLYISTYDTYHLLAIRTVDPLNNTIAIRNNYRTLQPEEITDPNGNRSQAKFDALGMVAGTAVMGKEGETKGDTFANFNADLTEDEIKAFFDANNPRSRSVPLASLAVQHLGTATTRIIYDLNRTPVCAAAIARETHISDLEAGQQSKVQLSFVYSDGFGREAQTKVQAEPDPLDPNVPNSPILDPRWVGTGSTIYNNKGKPVKQYEPFFSPTHKFGIEKHGVSSTLFYDPVERVVATLHPNHTYEKVVFDPWQQKTYDVNDTVTFDPKTDPDVGAFFTKLPDADYLPTWYQQRISGALDAEEKGAAEKAAKHADTPTIAYFDTLGRTFLTVADNGKNVNSNDQKYRTHVEFDIEGNQRAVTDALDRIVMKYDYDMLGDRLHQASMEAGDRRMLNNVAGKPIRMWDSRNHVLRTTYDALQRPTQLFVKAGTEAEILAEKTIYGEGQGDATNHRGRIYQHFDSAGVATNEAFDFKGNLASSKRQLVQDYKTIPDWSGNPALETEVFSSSSRNDALNRPIQLIAPHSNQPNTKLNVIRPGYNEANLLERMDVWLEEATEPTALLDQQAANFHAVTNIDHDAKGQRSLIEYGNGAKTEYTYDENTFRLMHLKTTRGGAVLQDLFYTYDPVGNITRIRDDAQQTTFFN; encoded by the coding sequence CCGCTGGAGTTTACTTACACCACACCCCAAATTGATGGGACAGTTTACACAGTTGATGGTCATAGTCTGGAAAACCTACCAGTTGGGTTGGATGGAACCCGATATCAGTGGGTGGATTTGGACAGCGAAGGACTATCAGGAATTCTGACGGAGCAAGGGAATGCCTGGTTTTACAAGCGCAATCTCGGCAATATCCGGCTGAATTATGGTGAGCGCTCAAATTCCCCTAAACCTGCTGCCATAACTACTGTACAGTTTGCTCCTCTTGAGGTGGTAGCGACAAAGCCATCTACAGCCAACCTTCTCTTTGGTCAGCAACTGATGGATCTGGCAGGGGATGGGCAGAAGTATCTAGTGGAGTTCAACAAGCCGCTATCGGGATATTATCGGCGCACTCAAAATGGGGACTGGGAGAACTTTACGCCTTTTGAGTCTTGCCCCAATATCAATTGGAATGACCCGAATCTGCGGTTTATTGACCTCAATGGTGATGGACATGCAGACATCTTGATTTCTGAGGATGAGGTGTTTGTCTGGTATCCATCATGGGATAAGCTTGGGTTTGGTCCCTCACAGAGAGTTCCCAAGGGATGGGATGAGGAGAAGGGACCAGAATTAGTCTTTGCCGATGCCGCTCAGTCCATATATTTGGCAGATATGAAAGGTGATGGGCTGACTGACCTGGTGCGAATTCGCAATGGGGAAGTTTGTTACTGGCCTAACCTGGGCTATGGACGGTTCGGGGCGAGGGTGACGATGGGCAATTCGCCCTGTTTTGACCATCCAGAACTGTTTGACCAGAAGCGGATTCGGCTGGGGGATATTGATGGATCGGGGACAACCGACATCTTTTACTTGGGACAGGAAACGATCCACATTTGGTTGAACCAGTCGGGCAATAGTTGGAGCGAGCCTACAAGTTTGACGAATTTCCCCACAATTGACAACCTGGCATCAATCAATGTGGTGGATCTGCTGGGAAATGGCACTGCGTGTATTGTCTGGTCTTCGCCATTGCCGAGTTATGCCCGTCAATCTATTCACTACATCGACTTGATGGGTGGTAAAAAGCCTCACTTGATGGTGGCGATGCGAAATAATTTGGGGGCAGAGACACGGGTGCAGTACGCAGCATCCACCCGGTTTTATTTGGAAGATCGGGCGGCGGGAAATCCCTGGATTACGAGGCTGCCCTTCCCAGTGCATGTGGTAGAACGGACAGAAACTTACGATCGCATCAGTGGCAACCGTTTCGTCACTCGCTATGCCTATCACCACGGCTATTACGACGGTGTGGAAAGGGAATTTCGCGGTTTTGGCATGGTGGAACAGTGGGATACAGAAGAGATTGGCACGATTCAGCTTGGAGAAACATCATCTGACAGTTCCAATCTCGATGCAGCTTCTTTTGTGCCACCCGTGCATACCAAGACCTGGTTTCACACTGGAGTTTATTTTGATCGAGAACACATTTCCAGTTTCTTTGCTCAGAAAGAATACTATCGCGAACCTCAGTATCGAGTGCCACTAAGTGCAACTGAGGCACAACGAAAGATAATTGAGGCGAAATTTGAAGCTTCCCTGCTGCCTGACACGATTTTGCCTGCTGGATTGACAGCGCAGGAAGAACGCGAAGCCTGTCGATCGCTCAAAGGCAGAATCCTGCGACAAGAAATCTACGCGCTGGATGGTTCAGATAAACAACCCCATCCTTATAGTGTCTCAGAACGAAATTACGAAATTCGATTGGAGCAAGGAAGAATAACGAACCGTCATGCGGTGTTCTTTGCCCACGATCGCGAAACCATCGATTATCACTACGAACGCAACCCGGATGATCCGCGTGTCACCCATGCGATGACACTAGAAGTAGATGAGTTTGGCAATGGGCTAAAGTCGGTGGCGATTCTCCTAGGGAGACGCTCCGCGAACGCCTATCCTCGAAAAAAACCTGCTTATCCCGAACAAGCAAAAACACTAATTACCTACACCGAAAATCAGGTTACGAATAAGCCAAATGACAAACCTGGCGAGCCAGAATGGTATCGCATAGGTGTGCCAATTGAGACACGCACTTACGAAATTACTGGTTTATCTGCGACAATTCACTTCGTAATAGACTTCATTCGCACCCAATTACCAACCGCGATCGAAATAGCTTACGAAGCACTTGCTACATCTGGCACGTTGCAAAAGCGTTTGATTGAGCGTGTTAGAACACTTTACCGCAAAGACAGCGAAGCCAACACCACCGACCCAACCCCGTTACCACTGGGGCAAATTGACTCTCTTGCATTGCCGTGTGAGAGCTTCAAATTGGCGTTTACACCGGGATTGCTGGCTCAGGTTTACAGTAGTAAGATAAATTCTGGTGAGCTAAATACATTACTAAGTAACGAAGGAAAATACGTACAGCAAGATGGTGGCTTGTGGATTCCATCTGGTCGGCAGGCGTTTGATCCGGCTCAGTTCTATTTACCCATTCAAATTAAAGACCCATTTGGTAATCTTTATATCAGTACCTACGACACCTACCACTTACTGGCGATTCGGACGGTCGATCCACTCAATAATACGATCGCAATTCGGAACAATTACCGCACCCTGCAACCGGAAGAAATCACTGACCCCAATGGCAATCGATCGCAAGCGAAATTTGATGCCTTGGGGATGGTGGCTGGTACTGCTGTTATGGGCAAGGAGGGTGAAACCAAAGGGGATACGTTTGCGAACTTTAACGCGGATCTGACTGAGGATGAAATTAAAGCGTTCTTTGATGCGAATAATCCGCGTTCGCGAAGCGTGCCTTTGGCATCGCTAGCGGTACAACATTTAGGGACAGCAACGACGCGGATTATTTATGACTTGAATCGCACTCCTGTCTGTGCAGCGGCGATCGCCCGTGAAACCCATATTAGTGACTTAGAGGCAGGGCAGCAATCTAAAGTCCAGCTGAGTTTTGTCTATTCCGACGGCTTTGGACGCGAGGCACAGACTAAGGTTCAAGCAGAACCTGATCCTCTCGATCCAAATGTGCCTAACTCACCCATCCTCGATCCACGATGGGTAGGCACTGGATCGACAATTTACAATAACAAGGGCAAGCCTGTCAAGCAGTACGAGCCGTTTTTCAGTCCAACGCACAAATTCGGTATTGAAAAACATGGGGTCAGCAGTACGCTGTTTTATGACCCTGTTGAGCGTGTTGTTGCCACACTGCATCCGAACCATACCTACGAGAAAGTCGTCTTCGACCCGTGGCAGCAAAAAACTTATGATGTTAACGACACGGTGACTTTTGACCCCAAGACCGATCCGGATGTGGGTGCATTTTTTACTAAACTGCCGGATGCGGATTATTTGCCTACTTGGTATCAACAGCGTATCAGTGGGGCATTAGATGCGGAGGAAAAAGGCGCGGCAGAAAAAGCCGCAAAACACGCAGATACTCCCACTATTGCGTATTTCGATACGCTAGGTCGCACATTTCTGACCGTTGCAGATAATGGCAAAAATGTCAATAGCAATGACCAGAAATATCGTACCCACGTTGAATTCGACATTGAGGGGAATCAGCGTGCGGTAACGGATGCTCTCGATCGCATTGTCATGAAATATGACTATGATATGCTGGGCGATCGCCTTCATCAAGCTAGTATGGAAGCAGGCGATCGCAGGATGCTCAATAATGTGGCGGGTAAGCCGATCCGCATGTGGGACAGCCGTAACCATGTTCTGCGGACTACTTATGATGCGTTACAGCGTCCGACGCAATTATTTGTTAAGGCTGGTACGGAAGCTGAAATACTGGCGGAAAAGACGATATATGGGGAAGGGCAAGGCGACGCGACCAACCATCGGGGCAGGATTTATCAGCATTTCGATAGTGCGGGTGTGGCTACGAATGAGGCATTTGACTTTAAGGGCAATTTAGCCAGCAGTAAGCGCCAACTGGTTCAGGATTACAAAACCATCCCCGATTGGTCGGGTAATCCTGCCTTAGAAACGGAAGTCTTTAGCAGCAGTAGCCGCAATGATGCGCTGAATCGACCGATTCAGTTAATTGCACCCCATAGCAACCAGCCGAATACGAAACTTAATGTCATTCGCCCTGGTTACAATGAGGCGAATTTATTGGAGCGGATGGATGTGTGGCTGGAGGAAGCGACAGAGCCAACGGCGTTACTCGATCAGCAGGCGGCGAATTTCCATGCGGTGACGAACATTGACCATGACGCGAAGGGACAGCGTAGCCTAATTGAATACGGGAATGGCGCAAAAACTGAATATACATATGATGAGAACACCTTTCGGTTAATGCATCTGAAGACCACGCGGGGTGGTGCGGTCTTGCAGGACTTGTTTTATACCTACGACCCTGTAGGCAATATCACCCGCATTCGGGATGATGCCCAGCAGACGACCTTTTTCAACTGA